A region of Trichocoleus sp. FACHB-46 DNA encodes the following proteins:
- a CDS encoding response regulator transcription factor translates to MPSSSPDSIHTVLVVDDSAVIRDLIQTALSPKYRVLALSNAVDALAAIYHEQISILLLDVLMPEIDGLELCRTIRNLPQFHQLPIIMITAKDSLFDKVQGRLAGATEYLTKPFNACQLLQTIERLIEVNSLKN, encoded by the coding sequence ATGCCATCCTCTTCTCCAGATTCGATACATACTGTTCTAGTAGTAGATGATAGTGCTGTAATTCGAGACTTAATCCAGACAGCTTTATCACCTAAATATCGAGTTCTGGCGCTGAGTAATGCGGTTGATGCGTTGGCAGCAATTTATCATGAGCAAATTTCCATTTTGCTACTAGATGTTTTGATGCCAGAAATCGATGGTTTAGAACTCTGTCGCACGATTCGGAATTTACCTCAATTCCATCAGCTACCTATCATTATGATAACGGCCAAGGATAGCCTCTTTGACAAAGTTCAAGGTAGGCTAGCAGGTGCAACTGAATACTTAACTAAACCTTTTAATGCCTGTCAGTTACTCCAAACTATTGAAAGGCTGATTGAAGTTAATTCACTTAAAAATTAA
- a CDS encoding chemotaxis protein CheW, with translation MPPTPYHRRFQKQVPSQAPNLTEKLIALRFGSEQYAIPMRQVQSVLNNFTAYGALETGQSLVMHNQGIVTLIDSATLFLSQQAIAPSQFLVICLLESGELLGIPTPEMPTILEADLSKLATLPMGYRQGHLSPAIEKLIPVPDGSVVFYINVERLLPISAY, from the coding sequence ATGCCACCTACTCCTTATCACCGCAGGTTCCAGAAGCAGGTTCCCAGCCAGGCTCCTAACTTAACCGAAAAACTGATAGCCTTGCGATTTGGCAGTGAGCAATATGCCATTCCCATGCGCCAGGTTCAGTCTGTCTTGAACAACTTTACGGCTTACGGAGCGCTAGAAACAGGCCAAAGTTTGGTCATGCACAATCAGGGCATTGTCACCTTAATTGATAGCGCTACCCTGTTCCTGAGCCAGCAAGCGATCGCACCCTCACAATTCTTAGTTATCTGTCTGCTAGAGAGTGGTGAGCTTTTAGGCATTCCCACTCCCGAAATGCCCACCATTTTGGAGGCTGACCTGAGCAAACTAGCAACGCTGCCAATGGGTTACCGTCAGGGCCATTTATCCCCAGCGATCGAAAAGCTGATTCCAGTTCCCGATGGCAGCGTGGTGTTTTACATCAATGTAGAACGGTTGTTACCTATTTCTGCCTACTAA
- a CDS encoding PAS domain S-box protein, with product MSVHPSLEAGVRALQSGHYQEAIALLEQVQADNPQDANLHYWLARAYQRAIYASEHATSYSAIPMAPPRTVFEPAAEVTESHAAPDSEINSSRLRDEMLADEQRLILARELGLLNLNYGAAPTASQPVMFGHSPEQPLGPPPFGRKVMITVLSLSIVPILLLGMLAIGATTYFTTQPDATAGQPSCLITLSVATGLIAAVAGAIATSLSRQTIHPLLTAAAVATKISQGDLSARVPAAGNQEIVTLGAGVNHLAERIQGLVQQNQEQAQRQQKEQTQWQRQVHAIAQIVQNLAAGKLDARISNVQAPSFLQELGDQVNSMGARLETLITELRNQQKALDASAIVSVTDRQGLITYTNQKFSEISGYSREELSGQNHRIVNSGTHSKEFFTALWATIANGKTWRGEIKNKRKDGSFYWVDSTLMPLFDSKGNISGYIGVRFDVTERKQAEERLQTLALAQVSLVQEIKNRQNVLDEAAIVSETDRKGNITFINDKFCEISGYSREELLGQNHRIVNSSHHAKPFFTEMWSLISSGRVWKGEIKNKRKDGAFYWVDSTIAPIFDTDGKIVKYIGIRFDVTERKQAEERLEKQAEERKFEADAITQQVVNLLNEIKGAAKGDLTVKAQVTNDSLGALADSFNYLISSLRKVVLNIQSAAIQVNQSTTDSINNTNELAQQARTQASQIESTLRQIERLLNSIQDVAEAANRAEHVAKQAAQTAEIGGEAVDRTVDGINDLRLTISETSKMMKRLGEGSQQIGKIVTSISQIASQTNLLALNATIEAARAGEQGKGFAVVAEEVRKLAERSASATEEISDIVSTIQDEISRVMAAMEAGTQQVVDGTLLASEAKTNLNAIIDVSREINGLVQNITKAAQRQITSAEDISGTIQEVSEISTNTAEKAENVTVALDGLAVVVNKLQSSVANFRSQ from the coding sequence ATGTCTGTTCATCCAAGTTTAGAAGCTGGTGTTCGTGCTCTTCAGTCGGGTCATTATCAAGAAGCGATCGCATTGCTAGAGCAAGTACAAGCAGACAATCCGCAAGATGCCAATCTTCACTACTGGCTCGCCCGCGCTTACCAGAGGGCAATATATGCCTCTGAGCATGCTACATCCTATAGTGCTATTCCTATGGCTCCGCCTCGGACTGTTTTCGAGCCTGCTGCTGAAGTGACAGAATCTCACGCTGCTCCAGATTCAGAAATCAACTCCAGCCGACTCCGAGATGAAATGCTGGCAGATGAACAACGCTTGATTTTGGCCCGCGAGCTAGGATTACTCAACCTCAACTACGGTGCAGCGCCAACTGCCTCTCAACCTGTGATGTTCGGTCACTCGCCAGAGCAGCCTTTAGGCCCACCGCCGTTTGGCCGAAAAGTCATGATTACCGTTCTAAGCCTCAGCATTGTGCCTATATTGTTGCTGGGAATGCTAGCCATCGGAGCAACTACTTATTTCACCACCCAACCTGATGCAACCGCAGGGCAGCCATCCTGTTTAATCACATTATCGGTGGCAACAGGACTGATCGCAGCAGTCGCGGGCGCGATCGCCACAAGCCTATCTCGGCAAACGATTCACCCTTTATTGACAGCCGCCGCTGTCGCCACAAAAATCAGCCAAGGAGATTTGAGCGCCCGTGTACCCGCAGCAGGCAACCAGGAAATTGTCACGCTAGGAGCTGGGGTCAATCACTTAGCAGAGCGAATCCAAGGCTTGGTGCAGCAGAATCAAGAGCAAGCACAGCGCCAGCAAAAAGAACAAACTCAATGGCAACGACAGGTCCATGCGATCGCTCAGATAGTACAGAACTTGGCGGCAGGCAAGCTAGATGCTCGCATCTCTAATGTTCAAGCCCCCAGCTTTCTGCAAGAGCTAGGCGATCAAGTCAACTCAATGGGCGCTCGGCTAGAAACATTAATTACAGAATTACGCAATCAACAAAAAGCCTTAGATGCCTCCGCGATCGTGTCAGTGACCGATCGACAAGGACTCATTACCTACACCAATCAAAAATTTTCTGAGATCTCTGGTTACAGCCGCGAAGAACTGTCAGGCCAAAATCATCGGATTGTCAATTCTGGAACGCATTCCAAAGAATTCTTTACAGCGCTTTGGGCGACTATTGCCAATGGCAAAACATGGCGCGGCGAAATTAAAAATAAGCGCAAGGATGGCTCCTTCTATTGGGTGGATTCCACTCTTATGCCCCTGTTTGATAGCAAAGGTAATATCTCTGGCTACATTGGAGTACGCTTTGACGTCACAGAACGCAAACAAGCAGAAGAACGCCTGCAAACCTTGGCATTAGCCCAGGTAAGTCTAGTTCAAGAAATTAAAAATCGGCAAAATGTTTTAGACGAAGCCGCCATTGTGAGCGAAACCGATCGCAAAGGAAACATTACCTTTATCAATGACAAGTTCTGTGAGATCTCCGGCTATAGTCGCGAAGAACTACTAGGTCAGAATCACCGGATTGTCAATTCTAGCCATCATGCCAAACCCTTTTTTACTGAAATGTGGAGCCTGATTTCCAGTGGTCGAGTCTGGAAAGGTGAAATTAAAAATAAGCGCAAAGATGGAGCGTTCTACTGGGTTGACTCCACGATTGCACCGATCTTTGATACTGACGGCAAAATCGTCAAATATATCGGCATTCGCTTTGATGTGACTGAGCGCAAGCAGGCTGAGGAACGTCTGGAAAAACAGGCTGAAGAGCGTAAATTCGAAGCAGATGCGATCACCCAACAAGTTGTCAATCTGCTGAATGAGATTAAAGGCGCTGCGAAGGGGGATTTAACCGTCAAGGCTCAAGTCACCAATGACTCTTTAGGAGCACTGGCCGATTCCTTTAACTACCTGATCAGCTCGCTGCGCAAGGTTGTCCTGAATATTCAATCTGCGGCTATTCAGGTGAATCAATCGACTACAGACTCGATCAACAACACGAATGAGTTAGCCCAGCAAGCCCGGACCCAAGCTTCTCAAATTGAAAGTACCCTGCGGCAAATTGAGCGACTGCTGAACTCTATCCAAGATGTTGCTGAAGCGGCAAATCGAGCCGAGCATGTGGCTAAACAAGCTGCTCAAACTGCAGAAATCGGTGGTGAAGCGGTCGATCGCACAGTCGATGGCATTAATGACCTCCGCCTCACGATTTCTGAGACCTCCAAAATGATGAAACGCTTGGGAGAAGGTTCGCAGCAAATCGGCAAGATTGTTACCTCTATTTCTCAGATTGCTTCCCAGACCAACCTCCTAGCCCTCAATGCCACGATTGAGGCAGCGCGAGCAGGAGAGCAAGGCAAAGGCTTTGCGGTCGTAGCCGAAGAAGTTCGCAAGCTCGCAGAACGTTCCGCTTCAGCCACTGAGGAAATTTCTGACATTGTCAGCACCATCCAAGACGAAATCAGCCGAGTTATGGCAGCGATGGAAGCAGGAACGCAGCAGGTAGTAGACGGAACCCTATTAGCCTCCGAAGCCAAAACTAATCTGAACGCCATTATTGACGTTAGTCGAGAAATTAATGGCTTGGTGCAGAACATTACCAAGGCGGCTCAGCGGCAGATAACTTCGGCTGAAGATATCTCTGGCACTATTCAGGAGGTGAGTGAGATCTCTACTAATACTGCCGAAAAAGCAGAGAACGTCACGGTGGCCTTGGATGGATTAGCCGTTGTCGTCAACAAACTGCAAAGCTCGGTCGCTAATTTCCGATCGCAGTAA
- a CDS encoding response regulator transcription factor, with protein sequence MSKVLVVDDLHSELERISSVLRSSGIDVVQAHDGEEAIKKLQEQELPDLVILDVIMPRINGFEVIRELREDDKTKKLPIIICTQKNTDIDKIWGMEIGADAYVTKPFDSGQLLNIVQRFL encoded by the coding sequence ATGAGCAAAGTATTAGTGGTTGATGACCTACATAGCGAACTAGAGAGAATTTCTAGTGTTTTGCGGAGTTCTGGCATTGACGTAGTACAGGCTCACGATGGTGAAGAAGCCATTAAAAAACTACAAGAGCAAGAGCTACCTGACCTCGTAATCTTAGATGTGATTATGCCGCGAATTAATGGTTTTGAAGTAATTCGTGAATTGCGCGAAGACGACAAAACCAAGAAGCTCCCGATCATTATATGTACTCAAAAAAATACTGACATTGACAAGATCTGGGGTATGGAGATTGGTGCAGATGCTTATGTGACTAAGCCTTTTGATTCAGGGCAATTGCTTAACATTGTGCAACGCTTTTTGTGA
- a CDS encoding chemotaxis protein CheW, which produces MTVLPVPAIAAPATVQQFLLFRQKDSYFAIELTKVCEVLFLKDQLLASVPNTASFVLGLTNLQGEILVVADFGGLSNIGVVELQRAQGRILVLEIPDPQNMQLLPLHVGVAVSQVEGVVSLHPDQIVSAMDVSPELAPVLKGLYDYEGRFLMILDAEAIAQSQHW; this is translated from the coding sequence ATGACTGTTCTTCCTGTGCCTGCTATTGCTGCGCCTGCTACCGTTCAGCAGTTTCTTTTGTTTCGTCAAAAAGACAGCTATTTCGCGATCGAGCTGACTAAAGTCTGTGAAGTTCTCTTCTTAAAAGATCAATTACTAGCTTCAGTTCCTAATACTGCCTCTTTTGTTTTGGGTTTAACTAACCTGCAAGGGGAAATTTTAGTGGTTGCAGATTTTGGTGGTTTGAGCAACATCGGAGTAGTGGAATTGCAGCGAGCTCAGGGCCGAATTCTGGTTCTAGAAATTCCTGATCCGCAAAATATGCAGTTGCTGCCGTTACATGTAGGCGTAGCGGTGTCTCAGGTTGAGGGAGTTGTCTCGCTCCATCCAGATCAAATTGTTTCTGCTATGGACGTGAGCCCAGAGCTAGCTCCAGTACTCAAAGGGCTATATGACTACGAGGGCCGCTTCTTAATGATCTTAGATGCAGAAGCGATCGCTCAATCCCAGCACTGGTAA
- a CDS encoding R3H domain-containing nucleic acid-binding protein — translation MVSLNETNSFDNQESLPGPVDPLLAASSQQKQQPASDLDMTADMAAIEPENVTMNNMQITDDLSKLLDILPSEIRQRLEQHPDQESLVEVVMDIGRRPEARFPGKAEYLSETPVSQTDLQYSIERVGNFGGDNRAGIERTLHRISAIRNRRGEVIGLTCRVGRAIFGTIGMIRDLVESGRSILMLGRPGVGKTTALREIARVLADELEKRVVIIDTSNEIAGDGDVPHPAIGRARRMQVARPELQHQVMIEAVENHMPEVIVIDEIGTELEALAARTIAERGVQLVGTAHGNRIENLIKNPTLSDLVGGIQSVTLGDEEARRRGSQKSVLERKAPPTFDIAVEMLERQKWVVHEHVAETVDSLLRGRQPNPQTRTVNEAGAVVITHELPNAIAESPLPPNRFAAAAKGAVGWRASGQMTPLPSPSFGEKSFSARRSALTNRLDSSPAAQEFEQLLDASWPQGSLGISSSSSDFVSEISARTTGPNGEDLPLHVYPYGISRHQLDQVIQTLNLPVVLTKDIDSADAVLALRSHVKNHAKLRSMAKSRHVPIHTIKANTVPQIVRSLRRLLDMDDPAVPEASDLSLFYRDGDEDEIEALEEARLAVEQIVIPKGQPVELLPRSSKVRKMQHELAEHYHLKSSSFGEEPNRRLRIYPA, via the coding sequence ATGGTGAGTCTGAACGAGACAAATTCTTTTGACAATCAGGAAAGTTTGCCGGGTCCAGTAGACCCGCTTTTAGCTGCATCGAGCCAACAGAAACAGCAGCCCGCATCAGATCTAGATATGACAGCAGACATGGCAGCGATCGAGCCTGAAAACGTCACGATGAACAACATGCAAATTACAGACGATCTCAGTAAATTGCTAGATATATTGCCAAGTGAGATCCGCCAGCGCTTAGAGCAGCATCCCGACCAAGAGAGCTTGGTTGAGGTGGTGATGGATATAGGCCGCCGTCCAGAAGCACGTTTTCCAGGCAAAGCAGAGTACTTGTCAGAAACACCCGTCTCGCAAACTGACCTCCAGTACTCGATTGAGCGGGTAGGAAACTTTGGTGGAGACAATCGTGCGGGGATTGAACGAACCCTGCACCGAATTAGCGCCATCCGCAATCGGCGAGGCGAAGTCATTGGCCTGACCTGCCGAGTCGGGCGAGCCATCTTCGGCACCATCGGCATGATTCGAGATTTGGTAGAAAGTGGCCGTTCCATTTTGATGTTGGGGCGACCCGGAGTTGGCAAAACCACTGCACTCCGCGAAATTGCAAGGGTTTTGGCAGATGAACTAGAAAAACGAGTGGTCATCATTGACACCTCGAATGAAATTGCAGGTGATGGAGATGTGCCTCACCCCGCGATCGGACGAGCACGGCGGATGCAAGTAGCTCGACCCGAACTGCAACACCAAGTGATGATTGAGGCAGTGGAAAACCACATGCCAGAAGTCATTGTGATTGATGAAATTGGTACGGAATTGGAAGCTCTAGCGGCCCGCACGATCGCGGAACGGGGTGTGCAACTGGTGGGCACCGCTCACGGCAACCGGATTGAAAACTTGATTAAAAACCCCACATTGTCTGATCTGGTAGGTGGTATCCAGTCAGTCACATTGGGCGACGAGGAAGCCAGACGGCGGGGCAGCCAGAAAAGTGTTCTAGAGCGCAAAGCGCCACCGACCTTCGACATCGCAGTAGAGATGTTGGAGCGGCAAAAGTGGGTGGTGCATGAGCACGTCGCCGAGACGGTGGACAGTTTGCTGCGGGGTCGCCAGCCCAACCCCCAAACCAGAACGGTAAACGAAGCGGGCGCAGTAGTGATTACCCACGAATTGCCTAATGCGATCGCAGAAAGCCCACTGCCCCCCAATCGCTTTGCTGCGGCTGCGAAAGGGGCCGTGGGCTGGCGAGCTTCAGGACAAATGACGCCGCTGCCAAGTCCTAGTTTTGGCGAAAAGAGTTTCTCGGCTAGACGCTCAGCTTTGACCAACCGATTAGACAGTTCTCCAGCGGCCCAGGAGTTTGAGCAACTACTCGATGCTTCTTGGCCTCAAGGTAGCCTTGGTATTAGTAGCAGCAGTTCAGATTTTGTTAGTGAGATCTCCGCTCGCACCACAGGCCCTAATGGTGAAGATCTGCCCTTGCACGTCTATCCCTATGGCATCAGTCGGCATCAACTCGACCAAGTAATTCAAACTCTGAATCTACCTGTCGTGCTGACAAAAGATATTGACAGCGCCGATGCCGTTTTAGCGTTGCGATCGCATGTCAAAAACCATGCCAAGCTGAGAAGTATGGCCAAGAGCCGCCATGTGCCGATCCATACAATCAAAGCCAACACGGTGCCGCAGATTGTTCGCTCTCTCCGTCGCCTATTGGATATGGATGATCCGGCGGTGCCTGAAGCCTCTGATCTGAGTCTGTTTTACCGTGATGGTGATGAAGACGAAATCGAGGCGCTAGAGGAAGCCAGACTTGCAGTTGAGCAAATCGTGATTCCTAAAGGCCAGCCAGTCGAGTTGTTGCCGCGATCGTCCAAAGTGCGGAAGATGCAACATGAGTTGGCAGAACACTATCATCTCAAGTCTTCTAGCTTTGGAGAGGAACCGAATCGGCGCTTGCGGATCTATCCCGCATAA
- a CDS encoding chemotaxis protein CheW — translation MNAKDLDRLIGCFIAEAQEFLQILETNLLAIECNPQAHRRSEAVKELFRAAHSIKGSALMFGFEGLSTAAHGLEDCFAILRDRVDLAQLDSPTITALLQGVDCLKTITNSNFQGKAEFLAELQAIAQIKAQLEARYPKVPDPALLPLHAPANYEVIKAIFEHEILTVLNQLEAELSQARPETIPSAVEVLSKIYYQLSGVAGMLQLPEFGRVADTLEALLSSPELSFEQFQQQGWAIAQNLQTARQQILNGQPITVLPQATAIAVPSHRSEPDNLLHERFEAEPSQSQQPQFSAQLPTPLAESRLDQPTVPILDHIGPETPVFAEAATPIPSPSTDSTSFNSWQRLTIRIEVDRLTELVNLVGELVINRTNLEVQGGQLRSEIKHIRRGMAELHQFGGQLREEYDRLSVADWQTAIAPSGLATSPPNSRRSAPSTFDALELDQYTEFHSRAQSVLETTHTVAQTADKLDALVFTFEQSTEQLRRITEQLQSRVMQLRVVPFSRAVDHLPRALRELCLTHHKEVNLLLVGRDTKIDESLLDALREPLVQLLRNALDHGIELPEARVNAGKPPSGQIEISAFQQGGQTIVTVTDDGKGIDPEAIRQQIVARGLVPAEQVQDLSLAELYDFLFWPGFSTTKDVTNLSGRGVGLDIVRSNLRQARGTVKVDSRPGQGTSFILKLPLMLSIAEALMVRIDHNTVAVPLDAIEEILHIQGDQVQMAGNQPMIRWRGEFIRLVRLQDLLHYHPADSDLPSPDPLTQDLIPILVLSAGEGVVAIAVERLMGQQEIVVKPIPAPLSKPKGVVGSTILGNGQVAVILDIDDLVEQFSYQTSQAIAMSDKGPQILAPVPATQPQILVVDDSYTIRQLLALALTRARYRVAQAKDGQDAIEQLQQGLQCDCIIADIEMPRMDGFELLRSLKFNSQFAHIPVAMLTSRSGAKHRKLAQELGAAHYFTKPYNEAQVLEVLAQLLAASRIAL, via the coding sequence ATGAATGCAAAGGATTTAGACAGGTTGATCGGTTGTTTCATAGCAGAAGCCCAAGAATTTCTCCAGATTCTAGAAACAAATTTGTTAGCGATCGAGTGCAATCCTCAAGCCCATCGTCGTTCAGAAGCCGTGAAGGAGCTATTCCGAGCCGCCCATTCTATTAAGGGTTCAGCCTTAATGTTTGGTTTTGAGGGTCTCTCCACAGCAGCGCACGGCCTGGAAGATTGTTTTGCTATTCTGCGCGATCGCGTTGATCTGGCTCAACTAGACTCTCCGACGATCACAGCTTTGCTACAGGGGGTAGATTGTCTCAAAACCATCACCAACAGCAACTTTCAGGGTAAAGCAGAATTTCTAGCTGAATTGCAGGCGATCGCTCAAATCAAAGCTCAGCTTGAAGCACGCTATCCCAAGGTGCCAGATCCAGCTCTTTTGCCGCTACATGCCCCTGCTAACTATGAAGTGATAAAGGCGATCTTTGAACACGAAATTTTGACGGTGCTGAATCAGTTGGAAGCTGAGTTATCTCAAGCTAGACCTGAAACGATCCCATCAGCGGTGGAGGTGCTGTCTAAGATTTATTACCAACTCTCTGGTGTGGCAGGTATGCTGCAACTGCCTGAGTTTGGTCGTGTTGCCGACACGTTGGAGGCGCTGCTCAGTTCACCAGAGTTATCCTTTGAGCAATTCCAGCAGCAAGGCTGGGCGATCGCGCAAAATCTCCAGACTGCTCGTCAGCAAATCTTAAATGGACAACCGATTACGGTTTTACCGCAGGCAACCGCGATCGCCGTTCCCTCTCATCGTTCCGAACCCGATAATTTGTTACACGAGCGGTTCGAAGCTGAACCTAGCCAGTCCCAGCAACCACAGTTCTCAGCTCAACTGCCAACTCCCTTGGCGGAAAGTCGCTTAGATCAGCCAACCGTGCCTATCCTGGACCACATTGGGCCAGAGACTCCAGTTTTTGCTGAGGCAGCTACCCCCATACCCAGTCCTAGTACAGACTCTACTTCATTCAATAGCTGGCAACGTCTGACGATTCGCATTGAAGTGGACCGCTTGACCGAACTGGTGAATTTGGTGGGAGAACTGGTGATTAACCGCACCAATTTGGAAGTCCAAGGAGGACAGTTACGCTCAGAAATCAAGCACATTCGGCGAGGCATGGCAGAGCTACATCAGTTTGGTGGCCAACTTAGAGAAGAATATGATCGCTTGAGTGTGGCTGACTGGCAAACTGCGATCGCGCCGTCTGGTTTGGCAACTAGCCCCCCTAACTCACGCCGCTCTGCTCCATCGACATTCGATGCTCTAGAGCTAGACCAATACACTGAGTTTCATTCCAGAGCTCAGTCTGTGCTTGAGACTACCCATACGGTGGCTCAAACGGCTGACAAACTGGATGCTCTGGTTTTTACCTTTGAGCAAAGTACCGAGCAACTCCGCCGCATTACCGAACAACTGCAATCGCGCGTGATGCAGTTACGGGTAGTCCCCTTCAGCCGAGCGGTCGATCACTTACCCCGTGCCCTGCGAGAGCTGTGCTTGACCCATCACAAAGAAGTGAACTTACTGCTAGTGGGCCGAGACACCAAAATTGATGAAAGCTTATTAGATGCGTTGCGAGAGCCATTAGTTCAGTTATTACGGAACGCCCTTGACCACGGCATTGAACTGCCTGAAGCTCGCGTGAATGCTGGGAAGCCACCTAGTGGTCAAATTGAAATTTCTGCTTTTCAACAAGGCGGTCAAACTATTGTTACCGTTACGGATGATGGCAAAGGCATTGATCCGGAAGCCATTCGTCAACAAATTGTTGCCAGAGGTCTTGTGCCTGCCGAACAAGTTCAAGATTTGTCCCTCGCCGAGCTGTATGACTTTCTATTTTGGCCAGGGTTTAGCACTACCAAGGATGTCACAAATCTTTCTGGGCGAGGGGTGGGACTGGATATTGTGCGCTCTAACCTGCGGCAAGCCCGGGGCACTGTGAAAGTTGATTCTCGCCCAGGGCAAGGAACTAGCTTTATCTTGAAATTGCCACTCATGCTTTCGATCGCCGAAGCCTTAATGGTGCGGATTGATCACAACACAGTGGCGGTGCCCTTAGATGCGATTGAGGAGATTCTGCACATTCAGGGCGATCAGGTACAAATGGCTGGGAACCAGCCCATGATTCGTTGGCGTGGTGAATTTATCCGGTTGGTGCGGTTGCAAGATCTATTGCACTACCATCCGGCTGACTCAGATTTACCATCTCCTGATCCACTAACCCAGGACTTGATTCCTATCTTGGTCCTGAGTGCTGGAGAGGGCGTAGTAGCGATCGCGGTAGAAAGACTGATGGGGCAGCAAGAAATTGTAGTCAAACCAATTCCCGCGCCGCTTTCAAAACCTAAAGGCGTGGTGGGCAGCACCATCTTAGGAAATGGACAAGTAGCTGTCATCTTAGACATCGATGACCTGGTTGAACAGTTCAGCTACCAAACCAGCCAAGCGATCGCTATGAGCGACAAAGGCCCACAGATTCTAGCCCCGGTGCCCGCGACCCAACCTCAAATTTTGGTGGTAGATGACTCCTACACGATCCGACAACTCCTGGCTTTGGCCCTAACGCGGGCGCGGTATCGAGTAGCGCAAGCCAAAGATGGCCAAGATGCGATCGAGCAACTCCAACAAGGGCTGCAATGCGATTGCATTATTGCTGATATTGAGATGCCTCGGATGGATGGGTTTGAGTTATTGCGATCGCTCAAATTCAATTCTCAATTTGCTCACATTCCCGTCGCGATGTTGACTTCTCGCAGCGGAGCCAAACATAGAAAGTTGGCACAGGAGTTAGGCGCGGCTCACTACTTCACTAAACCCTACAACGAAGCCCAGGTTCTAGAAGTGCTCGCCCAACTTTTAGCCGCTAGCCGGATAGCCCTTTGA